One window of the Vigna radiata var. radiata cultivar VC1973A chromosome 1, Vradiata_ver6, whole genome shotgun sequence genome contains the following:
- the LOC106756251 gene encoding PRA1 family protein F2-like: MNTYGTISQEAEASSNPDSVFVSQAKERIQTGLGTIRPWKEMLQPSHLKLPSSFYGSIQRINTNARHFRANYVIIILLVLFLSLLGHPLSLIILVVMKIAWLYLYFLRDTPLVVLRFEIDERLVVIFLLLITIGLLVITSVTYNVVVGMSVALVLDLLHAVMRETEDLFTMDEEVGIVKGLRNVVKVPLRQPVSSSFTSS, from the coding sequence ATGAACACATATGGAACAATCTCACAAGAGGCAGAGGCTTCATCGAATCCAGACTCAGTTTTCGTTTCACAGGCGAAAGAGCGCATTCAAACGGGTCTTGGCACAATAAGACCATGGAAAGAAATGCTCCAACCTTCTCATCTCAAACTTCCATCTTCCTTCTACGGTTCAATCCAAAGAATCAACACAAATGCCAGACATTTTCGTGCCAACTACGTCATCATCATATTGCTTGTGCTTTTCCTTAGCTTACTAGGACACCCTCTTTCTTTGATCATACTCGTTGTTATGAAGATTGCATGGCTGTACTTATATTTCCTACGAGACACCCCTTTGGTGGTTTTGAGGTTTGAGATCGATGAGCGATTGGTGGTCATCTTTCTGCTGTTGATCACCATTGGTTTGCTTGTGATCACCAGTGTAACCTACAATGTGGTAGTGGGTATGAGTGTTGCCTTAGTGCTTGACTTGCTCCATGCTGTGATGAGGGAAACGGAGGATCTGTTTACCATGGATGAAGAGGTAGGGATTGTAAAGGGTCTTAGAAATGTTGTCAAAGTCCCTCTCAGACAACCtgtttcctcttcttttacttcgtcttaa
- the LOC106763600 gene encoding cytidine deaminase 1 has protein sequence MEQPKPRFVISASEAQAHSSPIAKLLPSLVSPAQTLARPPISNFPVAAVGLGASGRIFVGVNVEFPDLPFHHTIHAEQFLLTNLALHGETRLDSFAVSAAPCGHCRQFLQEVRDAPDIQILITSHANPHFTPLSHFLSHRFGPHDLLPKTAPLLLEPRHNALSLPTPIPQNSNPNLTLPALEAANNSHAPYSASPSGVALLDSKGTVHKGSYIESAAYNPSLGPLQAALVAFIVAGGGAYDEIVAAVLVEKEGAVIKQEPTVRLVLHSISPHCHFRTFLATASSHSPISS, from the coding sequence ATGGAGCAGCCCAAGCCCAGATTCGTAATATCGGCATCTGAGGCCCAAGCCCATTCTTCTCCCATCGCCAAACTCCTCCCCTCCCTCGTCTCCCCCGCCCAGACCCTCGCCCGTCCACCCATCTCCAACTTCCCCGTCGCCGCCGTAGGTCTCGGCGCCTCCGGCCGTATCTTCGTCGGCGTCAACGTGGAGTTCCCGGATCTCCCCTTCCACCACACCATCCACGCCGAGCAGTTCCTCCTCACCAACCTGGCCCTCCACGGCGAGACCCGCCTCGACTCCTTCGCGGTCTCCGCCGCCCCTTGCGGCCACTGCCGGCAGTTCCTCCAGGAAGTCCGCGACGCCCCCGACATCCAAATCCTGATCACCTCCCACGCCAACCCTCACTTCACCCCTCTCTCCCACTTCCTCTCCCACCGCTTCGGCCCTCACGATCTTCTCCCCAAAACCGCCCCTCTCCTCTTGGAGCCTCGCCACAACGCCCTCTCTCTTCCCACTCCCATTCCCCAAAACAGCAACCCTAATCTAACGCTTCCCGCGTTGGAAGCCGCCAATAACTCTCACGCGCCCTACAGCGCCTCCCCCTCCGGCGTCGCCCTTCTCGACTCCAAGGGAACTGTCCATAAAGGTTCTTACATTGAGTCCGCTGCTTATAACCCCAGCCTGGGACCCCTCCAGGCCGCCCTGGTCGCCTTCATTGTTGCCGGCGGCGGCGCCTATGATGAGATTGTGGCGGCGGTGTTGGTCGAGAAGGAGGGGGCGGTCATCAAACAGGAGCCCACGGTGAGGTTGGTGCTCCATTCCATTTCCCCTCACTGCCACTTCAGGACGTTTCTCGCCACCGCCTCTTCTCATTCACCCATCTCATCTTGA
- the LOC106773396 gene encoding uncharacterized protein LOC106773396 — translation MANVVGLRLSLPLPLPVLGSVCVCSSSTFATTLSRPSTKKLNCKVKGPRRMVLGLGASFFSHFMTMAGAMGSKSFMASAKITGGSSVDELLKNYEWPEQFPFKEEDFQRFDETPDSLFYEAPRFVTHIDDPAIAALTKYYSKVFPPSNTPGVSILDMCSSWVSHFPPGYKQERVVGLGMNEAELKRNPVLTEYAVQDLNVNPKLPFEDNSFDIITNVVSVDYLTKPLDVFKEMSRVLKPGGLAIMSFSNRCFWTKAISIWTSTGDADHVMIVGSYFHYAGGFEPPQAVDISPNPGRSDPMYIVYSRKLSTA, via the exons ATGGCAAATGTTGTTGGACTAAGGTTGTCATTGCCATTGCCATTGCCGGTGTTGGGTTCTGTCTGTGTTTGTTCCTCTTCAACCTTTGCCACTACTCTTTCAAGACCATCTACAAAGAAGTTGAATTGCAAAGTTAAGGGTCCTCGTCGCATGGTTTTGGGCCTTGGAGCTTCCTTCTTCTCTCACTTTATGACCATGGCTGGTGCTATGGGTAGCAAGTCCTTCATGGCCTCCGCCAAGATAACCGGTGGTTCCTCTGTGGATGAG TTACTAAAGAATTACGAATGGCCCGAGCAGTTTCCCTTTAAGGAGGAGGATTTCCAGCGCTTTGATGA GACCCCAGATTCCTTGTTCTATGAAGCACCTCGATTTGTGACACACATTGATGACCCTGCAATTGCTGCTTTGACTAAATATTACTCCAAAGTTTTCCCACCTAGCAACACTCCTGGAGTAAGCATCTTGGATATGTGTAGCAGTTGG GTCAGCCATTTTCCACCAGGATACAAGCAAGAACGAGTGGTGGGATTAGGCATGAATGAAGCAGAGCTGAAGAGGAACCCA GTTCTCACAGAGTATGCCGTGCAAGACTTAAATGTGAACCCCAAACTTCCATTTGAGGATAACTCTTTCGACATCATCACTAATGTG GTCAGTGTTGATTACCTTACAAAGCCACTTGATGTTTTCAAGGAGATGTCCAGGGTTCTCAAGCCAGGTGGACTAGCCATAATGAG cTTTTCAAACCGATGCTTCTGGACAAAGGCCATTTCTATATGGACATCAACTGGGGATGCTGATCATGTTATGATTGTTGGATCATATTTCCATTATGCTGGAGGATTTGAACCTCCTCAG GCTGTGGATATATCTCCTAATCCTGGACGCTCAGATCCTATGTACATTGTGTACTCCAGGAAGCTCTCTACGGCTTGA
- the LOC106767989 gene encoding tetraspanin-2, whose translation MGVSNNITAVVNFIALLASIPIIGAGVWLASKPDNECIHNFRWHVLVLGLLVLLVSLAGFVGAYWNKQGLLAFYLGCMAILIALLLFILLFSFIVTRPDGTYYVPGRGFKESMLDGFSPWLRNHLTASRSWNKITACLADSDVCIRLTQDYISADQFFNSHISPLQSGCCKPPSACGYNYVNPILWINPVNPMVDPDCYLWTNEQSQLCYNCNACKAGLLGNLREEWRKANIILMVAVVVLIWVYLIACSAFKNAQTEDLFRRYKRGWV comes from the exons ATGGGAGTAAGCAACAACATCACTGCGGTGGTGAACTTCATAGCCCTGTTGGCCTCAATACCCATAATAGGTGCAGGAGTATGGCTGGCCTCCAAACCAGACAACGAGTGCATCCACAACTTCCGCTGGCACGTCCTCGTCCTTGGCCTCCTCGTACTCCTCGTCTCTCTAGCTGGCTTTGTCGGAGCTTACTGGAACAAGCAGGGCCTCTTGGCCTTTTACCTTGGTTGCATGGCCATCCTCATCGCTCTTCTCCTTTTCATCCTCctcttttctttcattgttaCTAGACCCGATGGAACCTACTATGTCCCCGGAAGAGGCTTCAAGGAGTCTATGCTTGATGGTTTCTCCCCCTGGCTAAGGAACCATCTCACTGCTTCTCGTAGTTGGAACAAGATTACGGCTTGTTTGGCTGATTCCGATGTCTGCATTAGGCTCACGCAGGACTACATATCTGCTGATCAGTTCTTCAACTCTCATATCTCTCCTTTACAG TCAGGATGCTGTAAACCTCCAAGTGCTTGCGGATACAATTATGTGAACCCCATACTGTGGATAAATCCTGTGAATCCAATGGTGGACCCGGATTGCTACCTGTGGACTAATGAGCAGAGTCAACTCTGCTACAACTGCAATGCATGCAAGGCAGGTCTTCTGGGGAATCTCAGAGAAGAGTGGAGAAAAGCAAATATCATTTTGATGGTGGCAGTTGTTGTTCTCATCTGGGTCTATCTCATTGCATGCAGTGCCTTCAAAAATGCACAAACAGAAGACCTTTTCCGTCGCTACAAAAGGGGTTGGGTTTGA
- the LOC106769830 gene encoding 1-aminocyclopropane-1-carboxylate oxidase 1: protein MAIPVIDFSTLNGDKRGETMALLHEACQKWGCFMIENHELDKKLMEKVKQLINIHYEENLKENFYQSEIAKILDKKQNTSDIDWESAFFIWHRPISNIRNIPNLSEELCQTMDQYIDELLKLAEKLSELMSENLGLEKNYLKEAFSGRNGPAMGTKVAKYPQCPHPELVRGLREHTDAGGIILLLQDDQVPGLEFFKDGKWVEIPPSKNNAIFVNTGDQVEVLSNGLYKSVVHRVMPDRNGSRLSIASFYNPVAEAIISPSNKLLYPSNYRYGDYLELYGKTKFGEKGPRFESIKNMINGHYK, encoded by the exons ATGGCTATTCCTGTTATAGATTTCAGCACTCTCAATGGAGACAAAAGGGGTGAAACCATGGCCCTTTTGCATGAAGCTTGTCAGAAATGGGGTTGCTTTATG ATTGAGAACCATGAACTAGACAAGAAGCTAATGGAAAAGGTGAAACAGCTAATTAATATTCACTATGAGGAGAACCTGAAGGAGAATTTCTACCAGTCTGAGATAGCAAAGATCTTGGACAAAAAGCAGAACACTTCTGATATAGATTGGGAAAGTGCCTTTTTCATCTGGCACCGTCCCATTTCCAACATCAGGAACATCCCAAACCTCTCTGAGGAGCTTTG CCAAACGATGGATCAGTATATTGATGAACTCCTTAAGCTGGCAGAGAAGTTGTCTGAGCTTATGAGTGAAAATCTTGGTTTGGAGAAAAACTACTTGAAGGAGGCATTTTCTGGAAGGAATGGACCTGCCATGGGAACAAAAGTGGCCAAGTACCCTCAATGTCCACACCCTGAACTGGTTAGAGGACTTAGAGAGCACACAGATGCTGGTGGGATCATTCTATTGCTCCAAGATGATCAAGTCCCTGGTCTAGAATTCTTCAAAGATGGCAAATGGGTGGAGATTCCTCCCTCCAAAAACAATGCCATTTTTGTCAACACTGGTGACCAAGTCGAAGTGTTGAGCAATGGCTTGTATAAAAGTGTTGTGCACAGAGTCATGCCTGACAGAAATGGAAGCAGACTTTCCATCGCCAGCTTCTATAATCCAGTTGCTGAAGCCATTATTTCCCCATCCAACAAACTTTTATATCCAAGTAATTATCGTTATGGAGACTACTTGGAGCTTTATGGCAAGACCAAGTTCGGTGAAAAGGGTCCTAGATTTGAATCCATCAAGAATATGATCAACGgtcattacaaataa